The segment AATAAAGGCCAGAGTTAAGGCTGGAAAGCGCGGCGCTCAGCACCACGATATTCATGATGCTTCCGACGTAGGGCACACCCAGCTTGCTGAAGAAGGTCACAAATGGGCTTTGACCCGCCTGGTAAGCGTTCCACGGCAGCAGCAGCACCAGCAGGACGACCGATCCGACGTAGAACAGACCGATACGCCAGATAACGCTATTAATCGCTTTCGGCAGCATGGTTTTCGGATCTTTGCACTCCCCGGCTGCGGTGCCGACCAGTTCAATAGAGGCGAAGGCAAAGACCACCCCCTGCACCAGCACCAGCGCAGGCAGCAGCCCATGAGGGAAGAAGCCGCCGTTATCACTGATCAAATGAAAGCCGGTTGCATTGCCATCCAGCGGCTTACCGCTGCCGAGGAACACCACGCCGACAATCAGGAAGATAGCAATAGCCAGGACTTTAATCAGGGCAAACCAGAACTCCATTTCGGCAAACCACTTCACGCCGATCATATTCATGGTGCCGACAATCGCCAGCGCGCCCAGGGCAAATACCCACTGCGGCACGTCACCAAATGCCCCCCAGTAGTGCATATAGAGTGCAACTGCGGTGATATCAACAATACCGGTCATGGCCCAGTTGACGAAATACATCCAACCCGCGACGTAAGAAGCTTTTTCGCCAAGGAACTCGCGCGCATAAGAGACAAAGTTGCCGCTGGAGGGGCGGTGCAACACCAGTTCGCCGAGCGCACGCAGAATGAAAAACGAGAAGATGCCACAAACTAAATAGACAATCGCCAGCGCAGGGCCGGCAATTTGCAGACGCGCGCCTGCCCCGAGAAACAGACCCGTACCGATCGCACCACCAATAGCAATCATCTGAACGTGACGATTATCCATTGCTTTGTGATAGCCGGAGTCATGAGAGTTTAACCAACGTCTTCTGGCGGCGCGTTTATCCGCCCCTGCTTTTTTATCAGCTTTCATTATCTGTCCTATTAACCTGTCCACAGTGATAGGCGCAATCAACCCGGCGATCCGATCTGTCGCTGACCGACCAAACGATTGCGCGGCAGCACGAACGCCCCGGCACCAGCCCACTTTCTGTAATTATATGCCTGTTGAAAGTGGGAAAATTGCGGCGATGCATCCTAACCGTTCTACAAAGATGACGCAAAAAATCTGCAGTGGAAATCGTGTGCTTTTGTAATTTTTGCTCTCCAGCGCAAAAAAATGTGAGACCGCTCGCGTACGACCGGCTTTCATCCGGGGCTTTTACCGCCCCTGTTTTCAGCGTGGCGGGATCAACTGAACGCGATATACTCACTCGCCTTCAGGGGGATAAATTATGTTAAAACGCTCAGTGACGGGCAGTCTGGCTCGCGTACTGTTTGCCATCGTATTGCTTTCGGTTCTGTCTGGCAGTCTGGCCCTGCTTACGCTTTCAGCCAGCCTGAATGATGCCGAGGCGGTAAATATTGCGGGTTCGCTACGGATGCAAAGCTACCGCATCGCGCTGAACGCCTCGACCGGAAAACCCGGGATTAATGAAGATATTCTGCGCTACCGGGAAACCCTTGAGGCACCGGCGCTGCGGGCGATTGACAGGCGCTATGTACCCTTTAGCGTCCGTGAGCGCTATCATGAATTGCTGCATAGCTGGCAGTCCCTTCAGCCTGCGTTACAGGCGGGGAATACGCTGCCTTACCGGCAAAACGTCGCCCTTTATGTCGACCAGATCGATCGTTTTGTGCTGGCGCTGCAGCGCTGGGCGGAACTCAAAATGAAGCTGGTCGCCGCGGCCAGCCTGTTGGGCTTTGTGACCATTACCCTGCTGGTATTCTGGACGCTGCGTTCGGTCCGCCGCCAGGTGGTGGTACCCCTCCAGACGCTGGTAACGGCCAGCGAGCAGATCGAGCGCGCCCATTTCCGACACGTGCCGCTGGATACCGCGCTGCAGAACGAGCTGGGGGTCCTGGCGCGGACGTTTACCCGCATGTCCGGTGAGCTGGAAAAACACTACCACCTGCTGGAGGAGACGGTGAGGGAGAAAACCCGTGATTTGCGGCAGGCTAACCGTCGTCTCTCCCTGCTGTATCGCTGTTCCGAAACCCTGGGAAGCCATCCTGATATCGCCCACAGCCTGCCGCTGGTGCTCCAGCAAATCCTCCAGTATGAGGATCTTAGCTGTATCTCTCTGACCGCACCGCCCCTTGGTAAGATAACCGCGGGCATGCCGGATCGGGCGATGCCGTGGCACAGCCAGCCTCTGTCGCCTGCCACAGGACATGCAATCGAGCTGCGCTGGCAGGCAAAAAAGAGCAAATCACGGCTGATGCAGGGGTTAGCCCCCCTTCTGTCGCGCTCGCTTCAGCTGGCTCAGGCCCAGCAAAAAGTTCAGCATCTTCTGTTGATGGAGGAGCGCGCCACCATTGCCCGGGAGCTACACGACTCGCTTGCGCAGTCACTCGCCTGGCTTCGCATTCAAATCGCCCGTCTGAGACGCGTGGTGAGCGAGGATAACGCGCCCGCCAGGGCAGTCGTCGGTGAAATGGATCTGGCGCTAAATGAAGCGAATCGTCAGCTCCGTGAGCTGCTCACCACCTTTCGCCTTTCGATAGAACCAGGTGAATTGTTAACTGCACTTCACCAGGTGATTAACCCGCTGCGTAAGCAAACGCGCGCGGTCATTACGCTCACCGGGGAACCCGCCAGCCGTCAGCTGGAACCGCAAAAGCAGATCCACGTGCTGCAAATCGTTCGGGAAGCGTTACTGAATGCTATCCGCCACGCTGAGGCTTCGGAGATTATTGTGCGATGTGGCATGGGTAAAGGCGGCGATAACCGGATTGAAATTAGTGATAATGGCTGCGGGATCCCCCCCCTGCACAGCCCGGAAGGACACTATGGGCTGTCCATAATGCAGCAGCGGGCCAGCGGACTTAACGGACGGCTGACGATTACGCCTTCACCAGGTGGCGGCACAAGCATACTGCTACAGTTTCCAGCGGTCTGAGAGTGCGCGGGCGTCTGATAAGCGGTGGCACGCTAATTTACACTTTCTCCTAAATTTCTCCACGATTCTTCACCGCCTGACGAGTAGAGTTAAACCGGGTCAGGCGGCAGCGAACAGCATAATAAAAAAACGCCGCTAAATGGATTTCAGCGATGGCCGCCAGCGGACAGGATGAATGCAATACCTATCCCAATCAATTAGCCTGGAGCGCCCGTTAATGGCGAATTTTTTTATCGATCGCCCAATCTTTGCCTGGGTGATAGCGATTTTGCTTTGCCTGACCGGCACACTGGCAATCTTTTCCCTTCCCGTTGAACAATATCCACAGCTGGCTCCGCCCAATGTACGCATTACGGCGAACTATCCTGGCGCCTCAGCGAAAACGCTGGAAAACACCGTCACGCAGGTGATTGAGCAAAATATGACCGGGATCGACAACCTGATGTATATGTCTTCCCAGAGTAGCAACACCGGTCAGGCGACCATCCAGCTGACGTTCACCGCAGGCACCAATCCCGACGAGGCGCGCCAGCAGGTGCAGAACCAGTTGCAGAGCGCACTACGCAAGCTGCCACAGGCGGTTCAGTCGCAGGGCGTGACGGTGACCAAGACGGGCGACACTAATATCCTGATGGTGGCATTCGTCTCTACGGACGGCAGCATGAAGAAACAGGATATTGCCGACTACGTGGCCAGTAACCTTCAGGAGCCGCTGAGCCGCATTGACGGCGTGGGTGAAGTGGATACCTATGGATCGCAGTATGCTATGCGCATCTGGCTCGATCCCAATAAGATGATTAACTACGCGCTGACCACCTCCGATATCGTCAACGCTATAAAGTCGCAGAACAGTCAGGTGGCGGTGGGCCAGCTGGGTGGGCTGCCCTCGGTTGACCGACAGGCGCTTAATGCCACCATTAACTCGCAGTCGCTGCTGACCACCCCCGAACAGTTCAAAAATATCACCCTGCGCGTCAATCCGGATGGATCGGAGGTCAGGCTGGGCGATGTGGCCGAGGTCGGGCTGGGAGCTGAAAATTACGATCTCCTTAGCCAGTATAATGGCCAGCAGGCCTCAGGGCTGGGGATCAAACTGGCCTCCGGGGCCAATGAGTTAGACACTGATAAGCGGGTACGGGCCCGTATCGACGAGCTGTCCCACTATTTCCCCCATGGCCTTGAGGCGAAAGTCGCCTATGAGACTACGCCGTTTGTAACGGCGTCCATTGAAGATGTGGTGAAAACCCTTATCGAAGCTGTGCTGCTGGTCTTTGTGGTGATGTACCTGTTTCTGCAAAACCTTCGCGCGACCTTAATCCCTACGCTGGCGGTGCCGGTTGTGCTGCTCGGCACCTTTGCCATCCTCTCAGCCTGTGGATTCAGTATCAACACGCTGACTATGTTTGCCATGGTGCTGGCGATTGGGCTGCTGGTCGACGATGCAATCGTGGTGGTTGAAAACGTCGAGCGAATAATGAGCGAAGAGGGGCTTGCCCCTCGTGAGGCAACGCGTAAATCAATGGGGCAGATCCAGGGGGCGCTGGTTGGCATCGCGCTGGTGCTGTCGGCGGTATTTATTCCCATGGCTTTTTTTGGCGGTACGACAGGCGCTATCTATCGTCAGTTTTCAGTCACTATCGTCTCCGCGATGGTGCTGTCGGTGCTGGTGGCAATGATCCTGACGCCAGCCCTGTGCGCCACGCTGCTTAAGCCGCTGGAAAAAGGCCATCATCACGGTCGCCGGGGGTTCTTCGGCTGGTTTAACCGGATGTTCAACCGCAATGCCGAACGCTATGAGCGCGGTGTAGGGAAAATTCTCGCGAAGGCGGGCCGCTGGCTGCTGCTGTACATGGTGATTATCGCCAGCATGGCGCTGCTCTTTGTGCATTTACCCACGTCGTTTCTGCCGCTGGAGGACAGGGGCATCTTTACCACGCAGATACAGCTGCCGCCGGGCTCGACACTACAGGAGACTAACAGGGTCGTTGATAAGGTCGAAAAGTACTATCTGACGCAGGAAAAAAACAATGTTGTATCAGTATTTTCAACCATCGGCGCGGGTCCGGGCGGTAATGGGCAAAACGTCGCGCGCATGTTCGTACGGCTGAAGGACTGGCAGGATCGTCCCGGTGGCAGTAATACCTCATTTGCCATTATTGAGCGGGCGACAAACGCCTTCCGCAGTATCAAAGAGGGCCGGGTTATTGCCAGCAGCCCGCCAGCCATCACGGGTATGGGTAGCGCCGCGGGATTTGATATGGAGCTGCAGGATCATGCGGGCGTAGGACACGACGCGTTGATGAGGGCGCGCGATCTGCTGCTGGCAAAAGCGGATGCCAACCCCGCGCTGGCGCGTGTGCGTCACAATGGTCTGGATGACACCCCCCAGCTGCGGATAGATATCGATCAGCATAAGGCGCAGGCGCTGGGCATATCGCTTGACGATATTAACAATACGCTAGAAACCGGCTGGGGCTCCACCTATGTTAATGACTTCCTGGATCGGGGCCGGGTGAAAAAAGTTTATGTTCAGGCTGCCGCCCCCTATCGCATGCTGCCGGACGATATTGGTAAATGGTACGTGCGCAACAGCAGCGGCGGCATGGTGCCGTTTAGCGCTTTCGCCACCACCGCCTGGGAAACAGGCTCGCCCCGGCTGGAACGGTACAATGGCTACGCGTCGCTGGAAATTGTGGGAGAATCAGCCCCCGGCGTGAGTACCGGTACTGCGATGGACATCATGCAACAGCTGGTCAGCCAGCTGCCCGGCGGGATTGGCCTGCAATGGACGGGTGCCTCATTACAGGAGCGAATGACCGATTCTCAGGCCCCGGCGCTCTATGCTATTTCGCTGCTGGTAGTGTTCCTTTGCCTGGCGGCGCTTTATGAAAGCTGGTCCATTCCGTTTTCCGTCATGTTAGTGGTGCCGCTGGGCGTAATTGGTGCGCTGGTAGCCACCTGGCTACGCGGTTTGGAAAACGACGTCTATTTCCAGGTCGGACTGTTAACGGTTATCGGCCTGTCGGCGAAGAACGCCATTCTGATTGTTGAATTTGCGAATGATATCAACAGTCAGGGCCGTGCTCTGCTGGAATCAACGCTGGAAGCAGCCCGGCAGCGTCTGCGCCCCATCCTGATGACCTCGCTGGCCTTTATTTTCGGCGTGCTCCCCATGGCTATCAGTAATGGCGCTGGATCAGGCAGCCAGCATGCGGTTGGCACCGGCGTAATGGGTGGAATGATCTCGGCAACGGTACTGGCGATTTTCTTTGTCCCCCTGTTTTTTGTACTGGTTCGCCAGCGCTTTCCGGCCAGCGCGAAACCCGCAGGCGAGCAGGACAGATAATACGACCCAATAAAAAAGGCAGCGACAGGGCTAAAACCAGCCACCTAAGATGGCGAGGATTAGCCTGTCGCTGCCTTGCATTGGGTTCAGGTACGCAGAAAAGTGTCACCGCTATTTCCTTATCCCGGATGCAGATTGCGCGAAATTAACGCGCCAGCATCGCTTCTATAAATTCTTTCCAGTTCCCCAGCTCGACATCAATCATGCTACACCCCCGCGTTAAGATGGCTTTATTATAAGAATATTCCTAATTTTATAAAAACACTTTCACTCACTTACTGCTATCGGCAACGCTTATCAAAACTGTAATTAGCAGATGAGTTTAGGAGAGCAGATGAATCCAATGGTTCTGGTAAGGGAAAGCGGGATGGCTGATGTCGACTGGCACCAGCTTGCAGCATTGATCGAGCGGGCGGGGCTGAGCCACCGTGATCCCCGAACGCTACAACGTGCGTATCAACATTCTTCATTTGTCTGGTTCGGCTATGTTGATGGTGTTCTCATGGCTACCGCACACGCGATAAGCGATATGACCTGGGCCTCTTACCTCTCGGACGTCATTATTGATGTGGATTATCAGGGGAAAGGGTACGGTGGTCAGCTTATGGCAGCAATAATGGAAACCCTGACACCCTGCGGCAAGGTCTTTATCTATTCAATGCCGGAAAAAATTAGCTTCTATCAGCGCCTGGGCTTCGCCGAACTGACGACCGGCATGATCTATGCGCAGGGTGAGGCGCTACTGCGGCTGGAGGAAAAGGGGTTTATCAAAGCCCGCATTCAGGAAGCCTGAGCCGCTCCTTTACCTCATGCCCAGGCGCGCACTGAGCCCCTGAACGAAATGATGTGATGATTGCATCGTTCAGGCATATAGCCATGGCGCTATGCCGTTGTGCCGGACGCTATTTCAGTACGATTACCTTATCGTAACCACCGCTTTCGCTGTCGATATGCGTCTTTGCGTCGGGATGCTCGGCCAGCACGGCCTCAACAATATGGTTAAACTCTTCGCAGCGGCTCGGCTGCTTACGAATAATCACGATCGTAGACTGGGTCTCTTCTACCGTATGGGCAGAAGACGCTTTCATATAGTTCATATTGTCCCTCCGTTGCTGAGTCTGCTGCTTTAATGGTATCCCCGCCTTCCCTGCTGCCATGCAGGCGCATCCGATGTAGACTAACCGCCTGAACAGTCTTGAATAGTATAGAAACCCACAGAAAAAAGAAGGGAACCGTTATGCTTACAATGTATGGCATTAAAAACTGCGACACAATCCGAAAAGCGCGTAAATACCTTGAGGCACAGGGCGTGGCGTTTAAGTTCCATGACTACCGCGCAGACGGCGTGGATGCGGCCCTGGTGCAAAAATTTATTGCTACGCTGGGCTGGGAGGCGCTGCTAAATACGCGCGGCACCACCTGGCGTAAACTGAGCGACGAACAGCGCAACGCAGTAAATAATGCCGAAAGTGCCCTGGCGCTGATGGTCGAACAGCCTGCCACGATCAAACGCCCGTTGCTCTGCGGCGCAGACGGCTCTATGCTGCTGGGTTTCAGTGAAAGCACCTACACGCCGTTTATCCAGGAGAAGCCGTAATTATGTTTTGTCCGGTCATTGCGCTGACGCAGCAGCTTATTCGACGCCCCTCCCTCAGCCCGGATGATGCTGGCTGCCAGGCCATTATGATCGAACGCCTGCGGGCGATGGGTTTCACCATTGAACTGATGCCCTTTGGCGATACGCTAAATTTCTGGGCCTGGCGTGGGCAAGGCGAGACGCTGGCGTTTGCCGGTCACACCGATGTGGTTCCTCCCGGAGACGGCAACCGCTGGATCAACCCACCCTTTGAGCCGACGATTCGTGACGGCATGCTTTACGGTCGTGGCGCGGCAGATATGAAAGGTTCGCTGGCGGCGATGATTGTCGCGGCTGAGCGCTTCGTCAGGGCTTTCCCTGACCACAAAGGCAGGCTGGCCTTTCTGATCACTTCAGATGAAGAAGCCAGCGCCACGTACGGCACGGTAAAAGTGGTCGAGGCGCTGATGGCCCGTCAGGAACGGCTGGACTACTGTCTGGTCGGAGAGCCATCCAGCACCGAAGTTGTCGGAGACGTCGTGAAAAATGGTCGCCGCGGCTCAATGACCGCCAATCTGACTATCCACGGCGTTCAGGGACATGTTGCTTATCCTCATCTGGCCGATAACCCGGTTCACCGCGTGCTGCCCGCGCTAAATGAACTGGTGGCCATTGAGTGGGATCGGGGCAATGAGTTTTTCCCGCCCACCAGCATGCAAATTGCTAACGTGCAGGCCGGGACCGGCAGCAATAACGTTATTCCAGGCGAATGTTTCGTACAGTTCAACTTCCGCTTCAGCACTGAGCTGACCGATGAGCAGATCAAACAGCGCGTAGAGGCGCTGCTGGAAAGCCATCAGCTACGCTACAGCCTGGAGTGGAAGGTCTCCGGCCAGCCGTTCCTGACGCCAACCGGGGATCTGGTGAGCGCGGTGGTGAACGCGGTTGCGCACTATAATGAAATTAAGCCGCAGCTGCTGACCACAGGCGGCACGTCGGATGGCCGCTTTATTGCCCGGATGGGCGCGCAGGTGGTCGAGCTGGGGCCGGTTAACGCCACCATTCATAAAATCAATGAGTGCGTTAAGGCGTCGGATCTGCAACTGCTGAGCAGGATGTATCAGCGCATTATGGAACAGTTAATCGCTTAAAGGAGTAGATATGGAACTATTAAAAGAGTACTGGTGGGTTCTGGTCATCGTGGTGATGGTAGGCATACTGATGAACGTCTACAAAGACCTCAAGCGCATCGATCCCAAAAAATATCTGGATAATAAGCCCGATCTTCCCCCGCACCGTGATTTTAACGATAAGTGGGACGATGGTGATGACTGGCCGAAGAAGAAATAGGGCCGGGCTTAAAAGATAGCAGGCTCAACCGCTTAGGCTGTGGAAACACCGCTGGCGCCGTCGCGTATCGCTGTCATCGTCGCTTTCAGCCACTGACTGCGCGGCGCATCCAGCGCTTCCAGGGCCTGCTGCGCCTCCAGGCGCCAGCCGGTCAGTAGCGCTTTGCGCCCGCTCAGCCCGTACCGTTCACAGAGTATAGCGGCTTCCACACCCTCCTCTACCGCCCCGTGCAGTAATGCCAGATCGAACACGCTGTGGTGCAGCAGACGCCCAAGCGATCCTACGCAGGCCTCGAGCGGACGCTGTGCCCACGCAAAGCCAGCCAGCTCATACCAGTCATCGTCATTCAGTCGCCGATCGGCTACGACCGGAAAGTCGAGGCCGGGTAGATCAATCCTTTTTTTCAGCCATGGCCAGTCGCACACCAGCCGCTGTACTGCGCGGGTGCATAGCGTTTTACCCCGATCGCTAACCGGCAGCATCGCCATTGCGCTATAACAGCCGCTGCTGGCCTCCTTTTGACTGCCCAGTCGTACCAGAGAGAAGCCACACGCGCGCCAGAATGCCCACAGCGATTCGGTAAAGCCAAAACTGACCGAGAGAAAATCGAGCTGGGCGGATTTGTCCAGGGTGCGCAGCACCATTTCCCGCCCCACGCCCTGGCGACGCAGTGCGGGAGCGATGGCAATGCGGCTGATGCGACGCGAGCGCATCTGCGCTGCCTCTGCAAAGCCAGCATGGGCCGCAAGCGACTGCGCAACAAGATTACCACGCGGGCGGCGAAAGCCAGCCCAGACGGCGTTCGATAGCGTCTCCGACAGCCCGCCCTCATCCGTCAGCCACAGCGCCCCCTGTACCTGCTCGCCCTGCATCGCAGCGCTAAAATGCATCCCCGGTGCGTCCATCATCCGCCGCAGATCCAGCGGGGACGTGCGATAGTGCGCGCTCGCCAGCAGCTGATAAATGGCCGAGAGCTGAGAAGGGTTGTGCTGCCAGTCAGCCTGTTCGGGAAAAATATAGCGAACGTCGCCTGCCCCAGGCTCGGGTATGAGATCTGCGAACAGCAGCGCATCTCCGGTAAAGCGCTCGAGCGGATCGTCGGCGGCCCAGCGCAGCGGCTCGTCCAGCGTCAGCAGAGTGGCATCCGGCAGGGTGGCACAGAACTTCAGTAAAAAACCGCGCCCCGTTCCCTCGTAACCCTGAAGCGTAGTAGTCAGTAATACGCGTGGGTAAAGCCTGACCAGCCGGGTAAGAAGCGGCGTGGGGATGGCAGCCGCCTCATCGATCAGCAGCCAGTCGATGCCTGCCGGAAGGTGATCTGGAGGCGTTTCCAGCAGGCGGTCCGGTGCGATAAACGCAAATTGTTCGCCCGCGAACTGCTCCAGCACGGCGGTTGATACTTTTCCCGGAGCCGTGACCAGGCAACGTCCGGGCCAGCGCGCGGCAAGCTGGCCCGCCAGCGCCGACTTCCCCCTGCCCCGGGGGGCAATCAGCACAAAAATCCCCGGGTCGCTGGATAGCAGCCGGTTCAACAGCCTCTGCTGCTGTAGCATATGCTTCGGCTGCCAGTCAGATTCTGTGGGAACGGGAGAAAAGGATGAGGATTGAGATGGCGTCGCAGCCCACGGCCAGTCAGGATCCCCGGGCAAGTCAGGATGCAGCACCGGCAACGCCAACGGCAACGGCATCGGCATCGGCATCGGCATCGGCATCGGCATCGGCATCGGTGAAGGCTGATTTGGTTGAGCGATCAGTGCAACGTCCTTATCCTGCTCAATCAACCCCTGTAGCCGCCGGATAAAGTTTGGCGTGGCGACAGGTAAATCACGTTCACTCCAGCGCAGCGAATCGTTATCCGGTAGCGCCGCCCAGCTCTGCCAGGGCGGCACCAGCATCAGCAGCCAGCTTCCGGCCTTGAGCGTCCCGGCGAGCACCGCCAGCGCCTCGGCGTGAAAACCCTGGCGCGCATCGAAAACCGCGTGAAGAAATTCGCGCCCTAGCAGCGTGCGCAGCGCAGGAAAAGCGCAGTGCAGTGGGCTTTGCGGCTTATCTCCCAGCCACAGCCAGTCGCCGGGAAGCGCATTGATCCACTCCCCTGCCTGTGCCTCTGCCCACGCCGACGTACCGCTTAGCACCAGCAGCCGGCGCTTACCCTGGCACCTGAGTGCCACAGTTTGCCGCTGTAAACCTTCGGTCTGCTGCGTTAAACCGTCAGTTTTCATCGGCAAGGCTTCATCCTGCTGGGGGAGGCCAGCAGCTTGCCCTAATGCGCCACCAGGCTGTTCAGGCGCACCAGATTTCTGAGGCGGCAGCTGGCAATGCGTTTCCTGCATCAGGCGGTCAGTCATGGATTAATGCGCAAAGGTATTGCACTGCCCCTGGTCGCCGCTGTCATAACCTTTTTTAAACCAGCTGTAGCGCTGCTGTGAGGTGCCATGGGTAAAGCTGTCCGGCACCACGCGCCCCTGACTCTGCTGTTGCAGGCGATCGTCGCCAATCGCTTCGGCCGCGTTAAGCGCCTCCTGCAAATCGCCCGGTTCCAGCACCTTTTCCTGCTGCATATAGTGTCCCCATACGCCCGCAAAGCAGTCGGCCTGTAGCTCCATTTTTACCGACAGCTGATTTACCTGCTTCTGGCTGGCACCCTGCTGCATCTGGCGAACCTTTGGTTCAATACCCAGCAGCCGCTGCACATGATGCCCGACCTCATGCGCAATTACGTAGCCCTGAGCAAAATCGCCATCGGCACCGAGTTTGTTTTTCATCTCGTCATAAAAGGAGAGATCGATATAGACCGTGCCGTCGTTGGGGCAATAAAACGGCCCCATCACCGACTGTCCGGTACCGCAGCCGGTACGCGTGGCGCCGCGATACATCACCAGCTTCGGAGGCGTATAGGTTTTTCCCATCTGCTGGAAGATTTTCTGCCAGGTATCTTCGGTCGTCGCCAGGATAACCGAGGTGAACTTAGCCGCTTCATCCTGTTGGGGAGCAGAACGCTGCTGCTGCTGCTGCGCAGGCTGAGAAACAGTGGTTGAGCCGCCACTCAGCAGTGGCGTTAAATCATAACCGTAATAGCCCGCGATCATCACGATGACCAGCAGAATAATGCCCCCTTTCCCACGGGGGATACGCATCCGGCCTCCGCCCATTGAGGCGGGTTGATCATCACGGCGATCTTCTACATTATCGCTCTCACGACGCCCTTGCCAACGCATACACTACCCCTTGTTATTATCGCCCAGCGGCGGGTGCAGTGATTTTAGTCGGGAGAGCGGGCGAACACCAGTCCGGAGGCTAACCGCTGCCGCGCACTGCGGAATATGGCGCTGCGCGGATGACAGACGACTGCTGTCAGTTCAGCTTTAGTCGGGACTTCTGGCGACTGCTGTCAGTCCAGATTTAGCCCCGACTTCTGACGACTGCTGTCAGTCCAGATTCAGCCCCCACTTCTGGCGACTGCTGTCAGTCCAGCTTCACGCCAAGGCGGTTAGCGACTTCTTCGTACGCCTCGATCAAACCACCGAGGCTTTGACGGTAGCGATCTTTGTCCATTTTGTTCAGCGTCTCTTTATCCCACAGGCGCGCGCCGTCCGGTGAGAACTCATCCCCCAGTACGACTTCACCTTTGAACAGGCCAAACTCCAGCTTAAAGTCCACGAGGATCAGACCGGCATCCGCAAAGAGTTTGCTCAGCACCTCATTGGCGCGGTAGGTCAGCTCACGCATGCGCGCGAGGTTCTCTTTATTCA is part of the Erwinia sp. HDF1-3R genome and harbors:
- the acrD gene encoding multidrug efflux RND transporter permease AcrD is translated as MANFFIDRPIFAWVIAILLCLTGTLAIFSLPVEQYPQLAPPNVRITANYPGASAKTLENTVTQVIEQNMTGIDNLMYMSSQSSNTGQATIQLTFTAGTNPDEARQQVQNQLQSALRKLPQAVQSQGVTVTKTGDTNILMVAFVSTDGSMKKQDIADYVASNLQEPLSRIDGVGEVDTYGSQYAMRIWLDPNKMINYALTTSDIVNAIKSQNSQVAVGQLGGLPSVDRQALNATINSQSLLTTPEQFKNITLRVNPDGSEVRLGDVAEVGLGAENYDLLSQYNGQQASGLGIKLASGANELDTDKRVRARIDELSHYFPHGLEAKVAYETTPFVTASIEDVVKTLIEAVLLVFVVMYLFLQNLRATLIPTLAVPVVLLGTFAILSACGFSINTLTMFAMVLAIGLLVDDAIVVVENVERIMSEEGLAPREATRKSMGQIQGALVGIALVLSAVFIPMAFFGGTTGAIYRQFSVTIVSAMVLSVLVAMILTPALCATLLKPLEKGHHHGRRGFFGWFNRMFNRNAERYERGVGKILAKAGRWLLLYMVIIASMALLFVHLPTSFLPLEDRGIFTTQIQLPPGSTLQETNRVVDKVEKYYLTQEKNNVVSVFSTIGAGPGGNGQNVARMFVRLKDWQDRPGGSNTSFAIIERATNAFRSIKEGRVIASSPPAITGMGSAAGFDMELQDHAGVGHDALMRARDLLLAKADANPALARVRHNGLDDTPQLRIDIDQHKAQALGISLDDINNTLETGWGSTYVNDFLDRGRVKKVYVQAAAPYRMLPDDIGKWYVRNSSGGMVPFSAFATTAWETGSPRLERYNGYASLEIVGESAPGVSTGTAMDIMQQLVSQLPGGIGLQWTGASLQERMTDSQAPALYAISLLVVFLCLAALYESWSIPFSVMLVVPLGVIGALVATWLRGLENDVYFQVGLLTVIGLSAKNAILIVEFANDINSQGRALLESTLEAARQRLRPILMTSLAFIFGVLPMAISNGAGSGSQHAVGTGVMGGMISATVLAIFFVPLFFVLVRQRFPASAKPAGEQDR
- the narQ gene encoding nitrate/nitrite two-component system sensor histidine kinase NarQ; the encoded protein is MLKRSVTGSLARVLFAIVLLSVLSGSLALLTLSASLNDAEAVNIAGSLRMQSYRIALNASTGKPGINEDILRYRETLEAPALRAIDRRYVPFSVRERYHELLHSWQSLQPALQAGNTLPYRQNVALYVDQIDRFVLALQRWAELKMKLVAAASLLGFVTITLLVFWTLRSVRRQVVVPLQTLVTASEQIERAHFRHVPLDTALQNELGVLARTFTRMSGELEKHYHLLEETVREKTRDLRQANRRLSLLYRCSETLGSHPDIAHSLPLVLQQILQYEDLSCISLTAPPLGKITAGMPDRAMPWHSQPLSPATGHAIELRWQAKKSKSRLMQGLAPLLSRSLQLAQAQQKVQHLLLMEERATIARELHDSLAQSLAWLRIQIARLRRVVSEDNAPARAVVGEMDLALNEANRQLRELLTTFRLSIEPGELLTALHQVINPLRKQTRAVITLTGEPASRQLEPQKQIHVLQIVREALLNAIRHAEASEIIVRCGMGKGGDNRIEISDNGCGIPPLHSPEGHYGLSIMQQRASGLNGRLTITPSPGGGTSILLQFPAV
- a CDS encoding ArsC family reductase, which gives rise to MLTMYGIKNCDTIRKARKYLEAQGVAFKFHDYRADGVDAALVQKFIATLGWEALLNTRGTTWRKLSDEQRNAVNNAESALALMVEQPATIKRPLLCGADGSMLLGFSESTYTPFIQEKP
- a CDS encoding GNAT family N-acetyltransferase, with product MVLVRESGMADVDWHQLAALIERAGLSHRDPRTLQRAYQHSSFVWFGYVDGVLMATAHAISDMTWASYLSDVIIDVDYQGKGYGGQLMAAIMETLTPCGKVFIYSMPEKISFYQRLGFAELTTGMIYAQGEALLRLEEKGFIKARIQEA
- the ansP gene encoding L-asparagine permease, producing MKADKKAGADKRAARRRWLNSHDSGYHKAMDNRHVQMIAIGGAIGTGLFLGAGARLQIAGPALAIVYLVCGIFSFFILRALGELVLHRPSSGNFVSYAREFLGEKASYVAGWMYFVNWAMTGIVDITAVALYMHYWGAFGDVPQWVFALGALAIVGTMNMIGVKWFAEMEFWFALIKVLAIAIFLIVGVVFLGSGKPLDGNATGFHLISDNGGFFPHGLLPALVLVQGVVFAFASIELVGTAAGECKDPKTMLPKAINSVIWRIGLFYVGSVVLLVLLLPWNAYQAGQSPFVTFFSKLGVPYVGSIMNIVVLSAALSSLNSGLYSTGRILRSMSMGGSAPKFMSKMSGQQVPYMGILVTIGVYVVGVWLNYIVPSRVFEIVLNIASLGIISSWAFIVVCQMRLRKAIKEGKAEDVSFKLPWAPFTSWLTLLFLASVLVLMAFDYPNGTWTIASIPLIALLLILGWFGVRKRVHAVAATEHQQPKAE